A window of the Lagopus muta isolate bLagMut1 chromosome 1, bLagMut1 primary, whole genome shotgun sequence genome harbors these coding sequences:
- the TIMMDC1 gene encoding complex I assembly factor TIMMDC1, mitochondrial gives MAEGLGAGRTFSRPTPPPQTGWERLSELWRRDEQQRYPEETVNIIKSAFTGGLVGWLYGGLPAFRQARTAFIEGSQGEVFQNRADAVQSAHRAGLRSFIRYGWRWSWRVATFVTIFNMVSTGLSVYRDKTTISNFASAGAFTGALFRMHLGLSGLAGGFLFGTAFGIPAGGLIMVAQKLAGETLQEKRNRERREQYEQKLAEWQSRLSVTEDLGKMDSDAQEQSQTENSRRI, from the exons ATGGCggaggggctgggagcagggcgGACCTTCAGCCGCCCCACGCCGCCGCCGCAGACGGGCTGGGAGCGGCTCAGCGAGCTGTGGCGGCGAGA CGAGCAGCAGCGGTATCCGGAGGAGACGGTGAACATCATCAAGTCGGCGTTCACCGGGGGCCTGGTCGGCTGGCTGTACGGCGGCCTGCCCGCCTTCCGCCAGGCGCGGACGGCCTTCATCGAGGGCAGCCAgggagaggtgttccagaaccgcGCCGATGCGGTG caATCTGCACACCGTGCTGGGCTCAGGAGCTTCATCCGCTATGGCTGGCGCTGGAGCTGGAGGGTGGCCACCTTCGTGACCATATTCAA CATGGTGAGCACCGGTCTGTCCGTGTACCGCGATAAAACCACCATCAGTAATTTTGCTTCAGCAGGAG CCTTCACAGGAGCTCTCTTCAGAATGCACTTGGGCCTGTCTGGGCTGGCAGGCGGCTTCCTCTTCGGAACAGCCTTTGG GATCCCTGCAGGGGGCCTCATAATGGTTGCACAGAAACTTGCTGGTGAGACATTGCAGGAGAAGCGAAATCGTGAGCGCAGGGAGCAGTATGAACAGAAATTAGCAGAATG GCAATCCAGGCTTAGTGTGACTGAAGACTTGGGCAAAATGGACAGCGATGCCCAGGAGCaatcacagacagaaaatagCAGGAGAATCTAG
- the LOC125699432 gene encoding T-lymphocyte activation antigen CD80-like: MGCLPVPARWPLKRWLRLGLIVLYCITLGCAQEKKVAKSKVGEKVGLPCCYKIPSSESLQNYRVYWQMNVTDVVLAYSGVQKILEHPRYVNRTKLDFENLTLWISGVEILDSGPYQCIVQSLQSSPDKPGSHLLCEEPVTLFVTADFSKPNIEREVTASSCESTEMVVRCSSHGGFPKPKIYGVLNNMSVVLNTTWESESSLSPYNVTGTLWLNVSKDINFTCFIEYDGLLTSTSLLLAKANDCIVSTALPSYNVITASSIIIITFLLAVSLAAKYLPRHACSHCSKNQASTEDVKEIMNSPHSCKMTCEMSSL, encoded by the exons GCTGTGCACAGGAGAAGAAAGTGGCCAAAAGCAAAGTAGGAGAAAAAGTCGGCCTGCCTTGTTGTTACAAAATTCCCAGCTCAGAGAGCCTGCAAAACTACCGCGTGTATTGGCAGATGAACGTTACGGATGTGGTGCTGGCCTACTCAGGGGTGCAAAAGATCCTTGAGCACCCACGCTATGTCAACCGGACAAAGCTGGACTTTGAGAACCTCACCCTGTGGATCTCTGGTGTGGAAATCCTGGACAGCGGCCCTTACCAATGTATTGTTCAGAGTCTCCAGTCTTCACCGGACAAACCTGGATCTCATCTTTTGTGCGAAGAGCCCGTGACCCTCTTTGTTACTG ctgactTCAGCAAGCCAAACATAGAAAGAGAAGTAACGGCTAGTTCATGTGAATCAACAGAAATGGTGGTAAGATGTTCTTCTCATGGAGGCTTCCCCAAACCCAAAATCTACGGAGTCCTCAACAACATGTCTGTGGTGTTGAATACCACCTGGGAGTCCGAGTCCAGCCTCAGCCCATACAACGTCACTGGCACACTGTGGCTCAATGTGTCCAAAGATATCAACTTCACTTGTTTCATTGAATATGATGGCTTACTCACGTCCACCAGCTTGCTTCTAG CAAAAGCGAACGACTGCATTGTCTCTACTGCACTTCCATCCTATAATGTCATTACTGCTTCAAGTATCATCATTATCACCTTCCTTTTGGCTGTCAGCCTAGCAGCAAAATACCTCCCAAGGCACG CCTGTTCCCACTGTTCTAAGAATCAAGCTTCAACAGAAGATGTGAAAGAAATTATGAACTCTCCCCACAGCTGTAAAATGACATGTGAAATGTCATCCCTATGA
- the POGLUT1 gene encoding protein O-glucosyltransferase 1, with amino-acid sequence MGRAALALWTVVAAAAVWPSGAAAGGPADAKWKTITDQINRAVEVYKPCVKENCSCHQSVWKQDLAPFRSGISKEAISDVVSRKLGTHYQIIKNKLYREHDCMFPARCSGVEHFIHEIINRLPDMEMVINVRDYPQVPRWMKPIIPVFSFSKTAEYNDIMYPAWTFWEGGPAVWPIYPTGLGRWDLMREDLRRSAEKWPWKKKISKGYFRGSRTSSERDPLILLSRENPELVDAEYTKNQAWKSEKDTLGKPPAKEIPLVDHCKYKYLFNFRGVAASFRLKHLFLCGSLVFHVGEEWLEFFYQQLKPWVHYIPVKSDLSDVRELLQFAKENDNIAQEIAERGRQFITEHLQMEDVSCYWEHLLSEYSQTLTYKVKRRKNYSEITSEWLKTEL; translated from the exons ATGGGGCGGGCGGCGCTGGCGCTGTGGACGGTGGTGGCCGCCGCTGCCGTATGGCCTTcgggagcggcggcgggggggcCAGCAG aTGCCAAGTGGAAAACAATAACTGATCAAATTAACAGAGCTGTAGAAGTCTATAAGCCATGTGTAAAGGAGAATTGTAGCTGCCACCAAAG tgtctGGAAACAGGACCTGGCTCCTTTTCGAAGTGGCATTTCCAAAGAGGCAATATCAGATGTGGTGAGCCGGAAGCTCGGCACGCACTACCAAATCATTAAGAACAAGCTGTACCGTGAACATGACTGCATGTTCCCTGCAAG ATGCAGTGGAGTTGAGCATTTCATTCATGAGATCATCAACCGCCTCCCTGACATGGAAATGGTGATTAATGTGAGAGACTACCCCCAGGTCCCCAGGTGGATGAAACCCATTATCCCAGTCTTCTCCTTCAGTAAG acagCTGAATACAATGATATAATGTATCCTGCCTGGACGTTTTGGGAAGGAGGACCAGCTGTTTGGCCAATTTACCCAACAGGTTTGGGGCGCTGGGACCTCATGAGAGAAGACCTCAGAAG atctgcagaaaaatggccgtggaagaaaaaaatctctaaagGATATTTCCGAGGGTCCAG GACGAGCTCCGAAAGGGATCCCCTCATTCTGCTGTCCCGAGAAAACCCAGAACTCGTTGATGCAGAGTACACCAAAAACCAGGCTTGGAAATCTGAGAAG GACACCTTGGGGAAGCCTCCTGCAAAAGAAATTCCACTGGTTGATCACTGCAAATACAA GTATCTGTTTAATTTCCGCGGAGTGGCCGCCAGTTTCCGGTTGAAACACCTCTTCCTGTGTGGTTCACTCGTCTTTCACGTTGGAGAAGAGTGGTTGGAGTTCTTCTATCAACAGCTGAAGCCCTGGGTCCACTACATCCCAGTCAAATCAGATCTCTCTGATGTCAG GGAGCTGTTGCagtttgcaaaggaaaatgacaACATAGCACAGGAAATTGCAGAGAG GGGACGCCAATTCATCACTGAACACTTGCAGATGGAGGATGTCTCTTGCTACTGGGAGCATCTGTTGTCAGAATATTCCCAAACCTTGACTTACAAagtgaaaaggaggaagaactACAGTGAGATCACTTCTGAATGGTTGAAAACAGAACTGTAG